GGATTTTCAAAGATATTTTTGATGTAGCTTTTTAAAAGAAAGAAAAACATGTTTAGTTGACATGCATCGCTTTAAACTAAATTTTGGTTTTCTACGGCATAGTATCTACAGCCACAACCAGTCACCCCCTATATGATATATATTATAGTGCAGTAAGACCAAAAGATTCTTACTCATGTATATTTTATTTATCTTAAACGTTTGATTAGACATCTTTGAATCAGTGATTCATAAGGAACCTTAACGTCTGTAGATTTGAATATAGTATACCATATGAGGAGCATATTATTTTTTTGTGAAGCCGTATGAATTATGTTTTATGCTTGTGATTAATGTGTTCACAAGTAGTTTATACAGTATATAATCTGCTTTCTATACGACTACTTTGGAATTGCAGCTCATCGAAAGATAGTTAAGGCGTTCTCTACCTTCAACCACGATCATCAACTGATGCTCCTGACATAAACAAAAAGAAATGGATTTGAGTCGGATTTCTCAACACTTTCTGTGTAGTAAACATAAACTTATTTAACCATTCATTTGAAGGTTATACTAATGTTTGTTTTACGCATCATCCAGCTTGGTTGAGCTCGAGAAGAAACTAGCTCCGCATTTTACAAGGCCTCGAATAGCCAACACATGAACTTGTCGACCTACGTACTTCTGTGTAGAGTCAATCAGAAGCTGGTTTCAAACACTTTCTTTTGATTGACTTTGTACGTCTGTTATCTGCTTTTGGTGTTGTAGAACTGTTTGTGAAATGGTAAGGTCATGTAGCTGTATGGAGTTTTGTTTGAATGTATGTTGGTGCAGTGCAGTAAACCGTAACTTGTAACCTTTTCTAGACCTAAGATCCTGCCAAAGACATTATGTAGGCACAGCACCTGTCTTGACTTTCACAAGGCTGGAAGCAAAATAAGAAAAAATAGGCTGCCACCATGAATCGAACATAAGCCCCTTACTCAATACACTGTTAAGTAAACCACTACACTAAAGATGGTTCATTGAAATAAAGGCCGATATTTGTTAATAATATAGAAGGCCGGAAGCCAATGATTCTGTGGCTTCCCCTCAAGGCCTAGGCACAACGACGAGAGAGAGGGAGAGATATGCACACAACGAGCTGTAAAACGATGTTTGCCTCTTTAATTTTCATTAAATGTTGCTCACAGCCTAAAACATACTGTGTTTTAAGGAAAGAGGAAGTATATGATTGTTGCGACTTGTTTAGTTATTTTCAAGGACAAATAGAATAAAATATAAAAACATTCTTAAGAAGAATTTTTTTTGTAAACGTTAGATTTATTATGATATTACAATTATGAGAAAGATTATGTTGAAGATCTCTTGTAAGTCTTTCCTCCGTACTTTGCATAATTGTTTAATAAATTATTTTTTCTGGGAATTGAAAACTGGACCTGCTGGTGTAGAAGTATTAATGAATCCTTAGTCAAACCATTGGAACTAAAACTTCCACAAAGTCCATAACTTTTTAAAATTATTCTTTTAAAGTATGTAAAATAGTAAATTATACAAATTTTATATTACATTTAGATTAATAGGATTTAGTATTTCGAAGTTGATTAAAGTAATTTTTTAAAACGAATGTTATTTGAGGAATTACATTATGTAATACAAAATATATATATTAACCATTTACACATAAAATAAAATGTTACTATATGTTATATATTATAGTGCAGTAAGACCAAAATAGTCTTACTCATGTATATTTTATTTATCTTCAACGTTTGATTAGACATCTTTGAATCAGTGATTCATAAGGAACCTTAACGTCTTTGTAAATTTGAATATAGTATACCATATAAGGAGCATATTATTTTTTTGTGAAGCCATATGAATTATGTTTTATGCTTGTGATTAATGTTTTCACAAGTAGTTTATACAGTATATAATCTGCTTTCTATACGACTACTTTGGAATTGCATCTCATCGAAAAATAGTTAAGGCGTTCTCTACCTTCAACCACGATCATCAACTGATGCTGCCGTAATCGATATAGTGCATCCAGTTTCCTCATATATAGATGCTATGATTTTCTCTTTGTTGTATTATACTTATCATTTGCTACTATATAATGTATGTTTAACTCTTTTCCCACCCCATGTACTGATGACTGAAACTAAAGTATCTATTTATCACTGAAGTTATTTTTGTTGACGTTAAGCATTTCAATGTCAGCATTAAAGGCTACATATCTTCTTGTATTGATTGACATGTTCTATCTGTTTTGTATATTGACCAATGTATTGAATCGTATACACATTGCATTATAGTTTGGGTGAATGTTTTTGGTACTACGTATAATACAGTATAGTAATGTAGGTGCTGTACTAAGTAATTTACATGACATATACAACTCATCACATTTGAATGTTAAATTATGCAATATTTTTAGGTGGACTATACTGTTTCTGATATAGTATAGCTTGCCATGTTTTTATTGGAACTATGTTTTCAGTCGGTCAGTCTGTCCGCTTTAAGTTACACATATCGCAAAGGATTGGTGTTTAAGGATATTTTATTTATATGTCAACAAAGGAGAAAGCATGCAGACACAATTATGTACATCATAATCATCATACTATTTATGGATGCATAAGGTTGGTTGGCTGTGACAGTTTCGGTGGACTATCATATTTCTGATATCTTAATAGCTTTCGGGTTTGTAAGGAATTATGTTTCAAACTGTCCGCTTAAGTTACACATATCATTAATGACTGACGCTTGAGGGAATTTCATTTATATGTCAACGAAAGAGAAGACATAAATGCTCAACTATGTATATCATCATTTTCATCATTAGAAATATGGAAATTCAATCTGGACATCAAATTAAATACCCAAATGGTTAATGTTTCTATATATATATATATCTGAAAAAACTAAAACTAGATAGAAACAAAATAAAAAACTGCACGGAAGAGTCACATAGCTGCAAAATATATATACAAAAAGAAGACCACGTGCGCACGCTATTCCACCAACTACTGCAACATATCCAACTGATAAGAAACGCTTTCCTTGGACTGCTCGACTGAACCCGAAGTCCAGGAACCTTGAGTAACTATGCCGGAGTACATGGTACCCCTAAGTAGGCCCGGGACTTATTATCCGAGATCCGGATTCGATCCGAGATCCGCTCCGGATCCGCTCCGAAAATAGGATATCCGGGGTGCCCGGATCCGAATCCGGATAGTAAAATTTTGGATCCGTGCAAACCGAATCCGGATCCGGATATCATAATTTTTAGGTCCGGATATCCGGATCCGGATCCGTGTTTTTAAAATACATTAAATTTTTAAATTTTATTAATATTTATATTTGATATATTAATATTTATACATGAATTAATCTTATAATATTATATTTTAGATTTTACAATATTATAAACATATATAAATATATTTATAAATATTTAATTTATGTATTATATTAAAAAATTAGTATTTTTTGTTAAAAAATTATTTTTAATTATTTTGACGGATCCGGATCCGGATCCGGATATCCGCGGATAATAGAATATTGAGACGGATAACCCGGATATCCGGAAACCACGAATCCGGATCCGGATATTAAATCCACGGATCCGACGGATCCGGCTTCGGATCCGGATCCGGATACCCTAAATTTCCTGGATATCCGGATCCGTCCCAGGGCTACCCCTATGGTAACAATTCCCAATCATGTTTCTAAATGGTTTGCAAAATCAGAAAGAGTATATGACTACGGTCATAGCATGTAACTTTCTATTATAATAAAATAATATTTAAAAAAAGGCCATATTACCTAAATTATATTATATATCTAAAATATTAGTTATATTAAGTTTTCAAATAAGCATATATCTAAAATTTAATATATAGACCAAAACTATGTTTATATATATATATATGCTCAAATTATCCTTCAGGATACGCTCTCAAATAAAAAGTTTACTGTAGCACTTAAGGTCAAATCAACAAAAACTCTAATATTGCACAATAGAATTTCAATTTCGAATAAAGCTAGACCATATAAGATGGAATGCAGTAAATGAGTTGGTCTCTCTAATTTATCCTTGGGTGCATACATGCTCAACTAATTTCTCGGTGGGTTCACTGGGTCTCTCTCTTTGTCTACATGTTTACCATCATTCTCTACCAATGAGTGGATTTCACCACCATATCTTTTTCAATGAAAGGAGATGTTTCCTCGGACTCGTTGCCGAGCTTTGACTTTAGCTCCCTTGCCTTTTTGTCTTCTTGTGTAAAGGTCTCTGTGGGGCCGGAAGAGGAAATCAAAATCGAGAATATTTATGTTTTTCTCGTTAGTGAAACCTGGTTTTCAACGTCACATTTTGTGACTATCTTTCTGTTGTCCAACTCCGTCGTGAAGACTATATTGACGCATTCAAGCTCTTTCTCGAATTTGATGTCAACTTCTTTTGAAGAAGTATCCTTTGTATCTTATGTTGTTGTAGTTTATGGTTTTTACCAAAGAAGATGGATAACTTCCTCTACCTATTTTGTTGAAACAAGTTGATGAGTAGTGAAAGTAAGTTCCAAAGAAAAAAAGAATAAGATTACATGGCAACTAAGGTGAGCTGGCTCTTCTCATTAACTTTGAATACTTAATCTGACATGGATAGTTTAAATGGCTTTTGATTAAATCCTATTTGTATTTTCTTTGTCTTTAGTTTACAAAAAAATAAACTATTCATAGCATGAGAATAAGGTTTGATGAAATTCTAGATGATAAAAAAAAGCATGAGAATAAGCTAGTTGAATGAATTACGGAATTAGCTTATTGGAAAGATTTCAGACTTTCAATACGTCACCGAATCCTTTAGTTGGGTTGTTACAAACTTCAAGCTATTTCTTCCAACGTTTGTTTCTTGTCCTTTCTCGCTACCAAAGTTTCATCAGGATCTAAGGCAGCTACGAGATCGACTATGGCGTGGTGGCCTGACGGCGGTTTTTTTATGATGATGATGATGACCATCATTTCTTTTGTTCAAGCCGAAGATTCCAACCGCTTCTTCGACTTGAGGGTCACTTACGGCAATGTCTCTGTGAATAAGTACGTTCCTCCAACACGGGTACATTTTCAACAATATGGCTACTTCTGTGTTCGTAGTATATATGTGTGTGTATTTATTTATTTATTTTTGAATGAATGTAAAATTTATTTATTTAAAATACACATGCATATCGACATGCAGGTAATTCTAATAAACGGAAAATTTCCCGGACCGGAGCTTTACGTAGTCACCAATGATAATTTGATCATCAATGTTCACAATGATCTAGACGAGCCTTTTCTTTTGTCTTGGTATCTATTTCTTTACATCTTTAGTTTCACCTTTTCGTAAACATAATTTGAACCCGATTCATATGAAATATTTCTACATTCATTTAAAAAGCAATGCAATTTTATTATATATATATATATATATATATATATATATATATGCATGTATAGAACTTATAAGTTATGTTAGAAGAAGGCCATTTGCATATGTTGTCGTTTCTTCCCAGTCTTTTTATTTTTGTTGGGTAATATTTGACGTCAATGTTTCATCCTAATTAAAGTATCAAAAAAAATATATCATAAATATAATAAACACCAAAAATGTTTTCATAAATGGAGGAACGGCTTGCATCTAAAGAGAAACTCTTACCAAGATGGAGTGTATGGGACGACTTGTCCAATCCCACCTGGAAAGAATTACACTTATGCCTTCCATCTCGGAGACCAGATCGGAAGTTTCTTCTACTTCCCTTCGCTGGCCGTTCAAAAAGCCGCCGGTGGTTTTGGTGCCATCCGTATCCTCAGTCGCCCTGGCATTCCCGTCCCTTTCCCGCAACCAGCCGGAGACTTCACCCTCCTCATCGGGGATTGGTATACTGGGGAAGACCACAAGGTTTATATCTTAATTATTAACTTATCATGTTTGCTTAGCACAACGGCTGCCTCAAGATTATTGTGGGTTTACATGGCGATTTTTAATTTTATTTTTGGATTCACATTGGATTTCTAGACCTTTTTATTAAATAATGTTTGTTTTTAAAAAGTATTACTAATCCCACACGTAGGATTTAAAGGCACGTTTGGATGGAGGACGCATGATACCTAGGCCTTCTAGTGTTTTGACCAATGGCAATGGAGACACCGCCTCTACTTCTTTAACTGTCGACAAAGGTTAATCTTTAAAACTCCAAACTCTAATATGTTTGTTACAAAGAAGAGCATTTTCGCGATCTCATCACTTTTAACAGGTAAAACGTACAGATTCAGAATATCAAATGTGGGGCTTCAACTGTCCCTAAACTTCGAAATATTAGGTCATATGTTGAAGCTCGTTGAGGTCGAGGGAACCTACACAATCCAAACCAAGTTCACTTCACTCGACATTCACGTTGGTCAATCTTACTCTGTCCTGGTCACCATGGACCAGCCTCCCCAAAACTATTCGATTGTCGTGGGGACGAGATTCACTGACACACGATCTACGAATATAATTATTCTTCACTACTCCAACTCCAAAAGCTCTAAATTTGTCCCTAATAGACAACCTGACAATGACATAGACTTTTCGATTAAACAGGCTCGGTCCATTAAGACTAACCTGACTGCCTCCAGGCAAAGGCAAGATGCTCAGGGCTCATACCATTATGGTCGAATCAAGATTTCCAGGACATTAATACTTGAAAGCTCAGCAGGCGTTGTGAACAGGAAGCAACGATATGCCATAAATGGCGTATCATTCGTTCCTGCTGATACTCCACTGAAGCTAGCAGATTACTTTAAGATCAAAGGTGTTTTCAAAGTAGGAAGCATCCCAGATAAGCCTGGAAGAGCAGGGATCAGACTAGAAACAGCAGTGATGGGAGTAAACCACAAGGATTTTCTTGAGATCGTCTTTCAAAACCGCGAGAAGTTCGTCCAGACTTACCATCTCGATGGATACAACTTCTGGGTTGTCGGGTGAGAACAATAACTTAATCATACAGTATGGTAATCATATTAAGCCTTGAAGGTCATTGACGTATGTGACTTCTCAACAGGATTGGTAATCGATGGTCTACATGGTCACAGGCGAGCAGAGGAGGGTATAACCTCAGGGATGCTATTTCTCGCTCCACTACTCAGGTGACGTGAACTCTCTCCATATATCTATACATTTTTGGAATTTGTTGTCAATAGATTTTATGCAAACTCATACAATTCCCAGTGGGGCATGTACCCTCCCAGCTGAAATTCACATTAGAGGATCTAAGCAGCAGACCCTTTTGGTATTCCTAAATAGTACCACAAGACTGGAATTATTCACTTGGTTCTTAATTAATGTTGGAAATGTGTATATTATTATAGGTCTATCCAAAATCTTGGACAGCTATATATGTGGCTTTAGATAATGTGGGGATGTGGAATTTCAGAAGTGAGTTTTGGGCAAGACAATACTTAGGTCAACAATTCTACTTCCGAGTTCACTCTCCGGCTAACTCTACCAGAGATGAATATCCTTTGCCTAAAAATGCTTTGTTGTGTGGTCGAGCCTCAAACAGACACAGGCGCGACTTCATACCCTAGCTCCTATTGACATGATGCCGTTCATATCAATCTTGAATGAATTAACCAATATATTTTAATGAGTAATATAATATATCCACACCAAAAGATAAAAGGTTACTCCTATAAGCTTCAAAGTAGCTCCTGACTATACACTTCAAAAACAATTCACGTATATATGTATTTGTTTAGTTGATCAGATTTTATCAAATAAAAAATTAATTTATAAATAGTTTATCTGTTTTATGTTTTGTACAAATGATTCATATTTAAAATGTGCGTATAAAATTTATATTAGCTTTTTTCAGTGAACTAATTTTTTGGCAGAATTCAGACATATGCCATGTGTAAATTTTTATTCTAATTCAGTTATTTAAATTTTAATAGAAAATAATTATTATTACACCTAGATTCTCTCATTCTAAATCATCGCTACTAACTAGAAGAAGTTTCCGGAGAAATTTAGATTTCAATTTAAAATTTATAAATAAAAATAATTTTTTTTTGAAATGTCAAATATATGTAAGGTGCTAACCGTATTATAACACGTAGGGGTGGGCAAAAAAAAAACCGAACCGAACCGAGTCAAACCGAACCAACCGAAATGAAACCGATTCAAATCGAACCAAAGTCTATTTCAAACCATTCGGTTGAAGATTTTTCCAACCCGAATGGTTTAGTTCGGTTCGGTTTTAAACCAAACCGAACCGAGAAACCGATGTATTTTTGTAATTATTTAAATTAAAAATATTAGTAATACCAATATACTAAAATTCTAATAGTAAACTACGTATTTTTCATTTTTCATTCATTAACATATATTCTTCTAACATAATATGTAATTCTAGTTTGAAATGTTCTGTTTGCAATTCTAGTTAGTGAAAAGAATATACTAGGTCTATGATAATGGAATCATGTGTTTAGAGTAGCAAAGATATAAATAAATACTTGTATTTGTGTATAACATATACTAGTTATTGATTTGTTGCAGTTTTTTTGATGATATCACATGGAAGATAATTCATTGCAGGTTTTTTAATTTTAATGATATAAGAGACATTACTAATGATGTTGTTTTTTTTACTTTAGTTAACTTTCATTTGTTTTAATTCTTATATATTTTTTGTGACTTCTTAAAGGTTTTTACTTCAGTTTTATATAGAATTTAGTTCACATAGTTTATGTTTACATAATTTATGTTTTAAAACATAATTTCTCTTAGAATAATTAAACTAAGAAGAATCTAATTAAACCGATCCAAAAACAAATAAAACCAAACCGAATACAAACCGAACCAAACCGAATATAAACCGAACTGAAGAAAACCGAACCAAACTAACTATGGTTAACTTCAGTTGGAAAAATACTAAAACCGAACTAGCCACACCGAACCAAACCCGAACCAATTCGAGAAAAGAACCGAAGTGGCCACCCCCTAATAACACACAATCATATTTGTAAAAAGGTATTATATATATATATATATAATATATGTATTAATTATCAGTAATTTAAAATTTCTTTTAATAATGCTGTTTTTTAAAACTGAAATATAAACCTGGAAATTTTATCCGATATCCGAAACCGAACCCAAAACTGATCTGAAAAATTTGAATTCGAACCCTATCCAATCTATAAAAATATTCAAACGTATATTAAGTTAGAGGAGATTGGATCGCCGAATTCCATTAGGTAGTATTCGATATGCAAACGGATATTCTAAATATATATATTAACTATAAATCTTTAATAGTTTAGACTCATTTATTTCCTACTGATAGTTCAGTAGTTGGTAGGATAATGATGCTCTAACTCCGTCTCCACCGTGGACTTAATGGTTTTGTTTTTAATTTCTCTGCACCTTTCAATTTTACTGAAAGATACACTATTTTCTAAAGTTGATTTGGTGAAGTATTTTTCTTCATCTCTGAGTACTTGATGTCCCGCTATTTAGTTAACAATCTACTTTGTTGTTGTTTGCTTAGTATTATATTGTTTTATCTTACAACGTACACATTACTCCTAAATTCAATTTTTTTTTTGATTCATGATCTATGTTTATCCCGATCTTTTTTTCTTAAAGTAACTTTAAATAACTGAACCCGACCCAAATTACCCGAACCCGATTTACAAATACCCGAACTCGACCCGAGGTTTAAAAATACCCGAACGGGTTTTATACCCCTATACTTAAATATCCAAATATCCCGAATACCCAAACCGAAACGGGTATCCAAACGCTCATCCCTACTGAAATATATTGCAAAATTAATCAATTAACTTTTATTATTTGGTGTGTATATTTACTTCAAATTTAATTTTATAGTTTAGTAAAAAATAGTGTATCAAACTATTTACAGTTTTTACAATAACTTGGCTAAGTTGGCAAAAGTTTACATTTTAAACGTTAGAGCTCAACAGGTAACAAAATTATAATGATCAAAATTTTCAAAACTATAAATTTTTGATTTAAAATTTTTATAAAATATAGAAATAAAAATATTATAAAATAAAAAAATTATAATTTGTCATATGCTCAAATTTTTGAAGCCTTAAATTTTAAAATTTATATAAACATTTAAGCATAATTTTGAAATGGAAGCAAATACAAATTTTAAGAAATTTAGAAATTTAAAGCTTAAAAATTCAGATTGTAAAAAAGGAAGCATATACAAATTTTAAGAAATTTAAAAATTTAAAGCTCAATAAAAATCAAGCATATGACAAATTATGAATCTTTGATTTTTGAAATTTTATAATATTTTTTTTGTTTTCTATATTTTATAAAATATTTAGAGTAAAAAATTTCTAACTTTGAAAGTTTGTCTCGTTTGAAAAATTATAATTTCCTCAATTTTAATATTATTTTTATTTATTTCAATCATTTATGTTGATTAAAATAATAAAATAGTTTTTAAGTAACTGTCATGTCATCATTTTGATCGGATAACGGATAGTACCGGTCATAATTTTGACGAGGCGAACAAGTAAGTTCGCTTCAATGTTTAATAGGTTATTAAAACTATTTTCATTGTTTAAAATGTTATCTGTTGAATTCTAAGGTTTAATGTGCAAACTTTTGCCAACTTCAAAATTTAAAATGCTATTTTTTCCTATTTATTACTTTACATCTTATTAATTCTCATTGCAAGAAACTAATAATATTTGGAAATATGTATACAATTCAGAGCAGTTTAACCAAGAAAAAAACGTGTACGTGACGAAAATCTTTAGTGAATTCATAAATGCTTAACAAGAGAGGTTCAACGGTTTATATTCCTAACTTTCTCTCTCATCTTTGTTCTCTCTCCAAAACTTTCACAGAGATATGGAAGACGAAAAAGCTTCTTTTTTTTTGTTTTTTTGTTTTGTTTGATCTTTTACTCATGTTTTGGCCAGCTTTCTCCGACCATCTCTCGATTGGTGTGTTCATGGCTGCTCTGGTGGAGAAATATGGTATCGAAGAGACAGAAGATGCTATAAAGAAGATTCCTCGCTCGAAATTTATGAATATATTTTCACCAATGCAAAACGAAAATTTTCTCAAATATATTTTCAATTTGAATAAAGGCACCCATGAATACCTTGACTCTCGTGGATTAAGCATAGCTTTGAGTGAGTCTCGGATTCGTTTTCTCGGAAGAGAGTGTGCATAACCTCGCAGACCGCCTCACTGGGTCTGGAAGTGCTTTTGGTTTTAACTACCGTGTCCGGCTGTCTTTAAGATCTTTCTGCAAAATAGCATGTCTTGCTTGCATCCACATGAATGTGGTTAGGGAAGTTCCCGTTGGTACCGTACGTGTTGGATCATGGGATGACATTGTTTTGTGCCTCCACACTGTCATAGGCGCAATGATGGTGGCTATGGCTAGGTTCTTACCCAAGCCAAGTCCAAGCCCAACGGTGAGCGCAAGCAGCAACAACACTGCTTCTCCTATTCCGCCCCTTCTTCCAGTCATATACAACAAGACAAGAATCTGGGAAGCATTGTTTTGATGTCCTTACTATGTCTTTACCCTTTTTATGGGCAGGTATATAGTATTAAGAAAACTTAAGAATTGATATACACTATTAAACAATTAAATAATTTTATATTTGTAT
This genomic interval from Brassica oleracea var. oleracea cultivar TO1000 chromosome C2, BOL, whole genome shotgun sequence contains the following:
- the LOC106325622 gene encoding L-ascorbate oxidase homolog translates to MAWWPDGGFFMMMMMTIISFVQAEDSNRFFDLRVTYGNVSVNKYVPPTRVILINGKFPGPELYVVTNDNLIINVHNDLDEPFLLSWNGLHLKRNSYQDGVYGTTCPIPPGKNYTYAFHLGDQIGSFFYFPSLAVQKAAGGFGAIRILSRPGIPVPFPQPAGDFTLLIGDWYTGEDHKDLKARLDGGRMIPRPSSVLTNGNGDTASTSLTVDKGKTYRFRISNVGLQLSLNFEILGHMLKLVEVEGTYTIQTKFTSLDIHVGQSYSVLVTMDQPPQNYSIVVGTRFTDTRSTNIIILHYSNSKSSKFVPNRQPDNDIDFSIKQARSIKTNLTASRQRQDAQGSYHYGRIKISRTLILESSAGVVNRKQRYAINGVSFVPADTPLKLADYFKIKGVFKVGSIPDKPGRAGIRLETAVMGVNHKDFLEIVFQNREKFVQTYHLDGYNFWVVGIGNRWSTWSQASRGGYNLRDAISRSTTQVYPKSWTAIYVALDNVGMWNFRSEFWARQYLGQQFYFRVHSPANSTRDEYPLPKNALLCGRASNRHRRDFIP